One part of the Quercus lobata isolate SW786 chromosome 7, ValleyOak3.0 Primary Assembly, whole genome shotgun sequence genome encodes these proteins:
- the LOC115952895 gene encoding protein DETOXIFICATION 25-like, whose protein sequence is MDNAVEERLLGSESEVPTDLKRRIWVESKLIWRIAFPSILSRVTSFGMIVVTQVFLGHVSELDLAAYALVQSVLLRFVNGILLGMSSATETLCGQAFGAGQYHMMGIYLQRSWIVDAVTATIMVPIFIFTTPLFRLLGEDEAIAVASEEISLWFIPIFYSFVFSFTIQMYLQAQLKNSIIGWLSSFSFILHILLSWIFVSILDLGVAGAMGAFNIACWLPIGGEFVYIFGGWCPNTWKGFSTAAFIDLWPVVKLSISSGVMLCLELWYSAILVLLAGYMTNATVSISAFSICLNIVAWEFMMYLGFLGAACVRVSNEIGKGNAKAAKFSIKVILCTSITIGVIFWALFLAFGNKISYWFTSDEEVAEAVSSLSTLLAFSVLLNSVQPVLTGVAVGAGLQGIVAIVNICCYYVVGVPIGILLAYVADLEVQGLWIGLLCGELMQTIVLFFIIWRTNWDNEVKKASERLNRWYLDLPEETN, encoded by the exons ATGGATAATGCAGTGGAGGAGAGGCTTCTTGGATCAGAATCAGAAGTGCCAACTGATCTTAAAAGAAGGATTTGGGTTGAATCAAAGCTCATATGGAGGATAGCATTTCCATCCATATTGTCTAGAGTGACTTCATTTGGAATGATAGTGGTTACACAAGTGTTTCTTGGACATGTTTCTGAACTGGACCTTGCTGCATATGCACTTGTGCAGAGTGTTCTTTTACGATTTGTAAATGGGATACTG ttgGGCATGTCAAGTGCGACTGAGACTTTATGTGGGCAAGCATTTGGGGCAGGACAGTATCATATGATGGGTATTTACTTGCAACGTTCATGGATCGTTGATGCTGTTACAGCAACAATCATGGTACCAATCTTCATCTTCACAACTCCCTTATTTAGGCTACTTGGTGAGGATGAAGCAATAGCAGTAGCATCTGAAGAAATCTCCTTATGGTTCATTCCTATATTCTAttcctttgttttttcctttacCATCCAAATGTACTTACAAGCACAACTTAAAAACTCGATTATTGGATGGCTATCTTCTTTCTCGTTTATACTTCATATCCTTTTATCTTGGATATTCGTGAGCATACTTGACTTGGGGGTTGCTGGTGCCATGGGTGCGTTCAACATAGCTTGTTGGTTACCAATCGGTGGAGAGTTTGTGTACATTTTCGGAGGTTGGTGTCCAAATACATGGAAAGGATTCTCTACTGCTGCCTTCATCGATCTATGGCCTGTAGTAAAGCTGTCAATTTCCTCTGGCGTGATGCTTTG CTTAGAGCTTTGGTACAGTGCTATCTTGGTTTTGTTGGCTGGATATATGACAAATGCAACTGTAAGCATATCAGCTTTCTCTATCTG CCTTAATATCGTTGCATGGGAATTCATGATGTACCTTGGATTCTTAGGTGCTGCTTG TGTGCGCGTATCAAACGAGATTGGCAAAGGAAATGCTAAAGctgcaaaattttccattaaagtTATTCTTTGTACTTCAATAACTATTGGAGTGATTTTTTGGGCCTTGTTTTTAGCTTTTGGGAATAAAATTTCTTACTGGTTTACAAGTGATGAAGAGGTTGCCGAAGCTGTGTCAAGTCTCTCTACTCTACTTGCTTTCTCAGTCTTACTAAACAGTGTTCAACCAGTACTTACAG GTGTGGCCGTGGGTGCAGGTTTACAAGGTATTGTTGCAATTGTTAACATTTGCTGCTATTATGTGGTTGGCGTGCCAATTGGAATTCTGCTTGCTTATGTGGCCGATCTTGAAGTGCAG GGTCTATGGATTGGGTTGTTATGTGGAGAGCTGATGCAGACAATTGTTCTTTTCTTCATTATATGGAGAACAAACTGGGACAACGAG GTTAAAAAGGCATCTGAACGTCTGAATCGATGGTATTTGGATTTGCCTGAGGAAACTAATTAG